A portion of the Magnolia sinica isolate HGM2019 chromosome 17, MsV1, whole genome shotgun sequence genome contains these proteins:
- the LOC131231442 gene encoding glucomannan 4-beta-mannosyltransferase 1-like produces MSWPSDKLIIQVLNDSTNPEIGDMVEFECEKWLEKGVNIKYERRENRNGYKAGALREGLEKQYVKDCEFVAIFDADFQPEPDYLWRTIPFLLHNPDLALVQARWKFVNANECLMTRLQEMSLDYHFSVEQEVGSSTYSFFGFNGTDGVWRIQALMDAGGWKDRTTVEDMDLAVRASLKGWKFVFVGDLSVKNELPRTYKAYRYQQHRWSCDPANLFRKMSKEILCCEKVSFWKKFHVLYAFFFVRKIVAHWVTFFFYCIIIPACVLIQEVQLPKYIAIYIPSVITILNSICTPRSIHLLVFWILFENVMSLHRTKAAIIGLLEADRVNELVVTEKLGNTLKNRSNASTSTVASTSTRTSDSVSTSTSARMRPQRRPRLKFIERIHVMELIMGAFLLYCAIYNVFLGRDYFFYLFLQSAAFFVMGFVYMGTFVPSN; encoded by the exons ATGTCATGGCCATCTGATAAACTCATAATTCAAGTGCTTAATGATTCCACAAACCCAGAAATTGGG GACATGGTGGAATTTGAGTGCGAAAAATGGTTGGAGAAGGGTGTAAATATCAagtatgaaagaagggaaaataggAATGGGTACAAGGCTGGAGCACTCCGTGAAGGTCTTGAGAAACAGTATGTTAAAGATTGCGAATTTGTCGCCATTTTCGACGCTGACTTCCAGCCTGAACCAGACTACTTATGGAGGACAATCCCCTTCCTTCTCCACAATCCAGACCTTGCCTTGGTCCAAGCTCGATGGAAATTTG TAAATGCAAATGAATGTCTGATGACACGCCTCCAAGAAATGTCACTGGACTATCATTTCAGTGTGGAGCAAGAAGTGGGCTCTTCCACCTATTCGTTCTTTGGATTCAACG GGACTGATGGAGTATGGAGAATCCAAGCACTCATGGATGCTGGAGGATGGAAAGACAGGACTACAGTAGAAGACATGGATCTTGCTGTTAGGGCCAGCCTTAAGGGTTGGAAGTTTGTCTTTGTTGGTGATTTATCg GTGAAAAACGAACTGCCGAGAACTTACAAAGCCTATCGATATCAACAGCATCGCTGGTCATGTGACCCGGCTAACTTGTTTAGGAAAATGTCCAAGGAAATTCTATGTTGTGAG AAAGTATCCTTCTGGAAGAAGTTCCACGTCTTGTATGCGTTCTTCTTTGTTAGGAAGATAGTCGCGCATTGGGTCACATTCTTCTTCTACTGCATAATTATTCCTGCATGCGTGTTAATTCAAGAAGTCCAGCTTCCAAAATACATTGCAATTTACATTCCGTCCGTGATCACCATCCTCAATTCAATCTGCACTCCAAG GTCTATACATTTGCTTGTTTTCTGGATACTCTTCGAGAATGTCATGTCTCTGCATCGAACCAAGGCGGCAATAATTGGGCTCCTGGAAGCAGACCGTGTAAATGAGTTGGTCGTTACAGAGAAGCTTGGGAACACCTTGAAGAATAGGTCCAATGCCAGCACCAGCACCGTTGCCAGCACCAGCACCAGAACCAGTGACAGCGTCAGCACCAGCACCAGTGCCAGAATGAGACCTCAAAGGAGGCCCAGATTAAAATTTATAGAAAG GATTCATGTAATGGAGCTGATAATGGGCGCCTTTCTCTTATACTGCGCAATCTACAATGTTTTCTTGGGCCGGGACTACTTCTTCTATCTATTCCTCCAATCTGCGGCCTTTTTCGTCATGGGATTTGTGTACATGGGCACTTTTGTGCCCTCCAATTAG